One Formosa agariphila KMM 3901 genomic window, GTACAGAAATAATATCTTCATTAGAAATTTTTACATTGTACTCGTCTTCCATAGCAATATTTTTGGCAGCGTAACGTACCATTTTTGCAATTTGCTTTTCAAGTCCACGAACACCAGATTCTCTAGTATACCCTTCAACTATTTTTTCTAATTGAGGTTTTCCTATTTTAATATCCTTATCGGTTAAACCGTGTTCTTTAATTTGCTTTGGAAGTAAATGACGTTTTGCAATCTCTACCTTCTCCTCGATAGTATATCCCGTAACGTTAATAATTTCCATTCGGTCTAATAAAGCTGGCTGAATGGTATTTAAACTGTTTGAAGTTGCTACAAACATTACTTTAGATAAGTCGTAACCTAACTCTAAGAAATTATCGTGAAATGCACTATTTTGCTCCGGATCTAGTACTTCTAATAACGCTGAAGATGGATCACCTTGATGTGAATTTGATAGTTTATCAATTTCATCTAATACAAAAACAGGATTCGAAGTTCCAGCTTTTTTAAGGCCTTGAATAATACGTCCAGACATGGCTCCGATATACGTTTTTCTATGTCCGCGTATTTCAGCCTCATCGCGTAAGCCTCCTAAAGATACACGCACATATTCTCGTCCTAAAGCTTCGGCTATAGATTTCCCTAAAGACGTTTTACCAACTCCTGGAGGTCCATAAAGACATAAAATTGGAGATTTCATATCGTTACGTAACTTTAAAACTGCTAGATATTCAATAATACGACGTTTTACATCTTCTAAACCATAATGATCACGGTCTAAAATACGTTGCGCACGTTTTAAGTCGAATTTATCTTTACTGAACTCCTCCCAAGGTAAATCTAGAAATAAATCTAAATAATTGCGTTGTATAGAATACTCTGCAACTTGCGGATTCATACGTTGCATTTTAGCTAATTCCTTTTCGAAATGCTTAGCAATGTCTTCATTCCATTTTTTCTTTTTTGAGCGCAGTCTCATTTCTTCGAACTCCTCCTCGTAACTCACACCACCTAATTCTTCTTGAATGGTTTTCATTTGCTGATGTAAGAAATATTCACGCTGTTGCTGATTCATATCACTCTGAACTTTTAACTGTATATCGTTTTTAAGTTCTAGTTTCTGAAATTCAACATTCATATAGCGCAATGTTTCTAAAGCGCGTTCTTTAAGCGAATTGTTTTCTAAAAGACTTTGTTTCTCTTGAACCGTTAAGTTCATGTTAGAAGATACAAAATTGATTAAAAACGAATTGCTCTCTATATTTTTTATGGCAAAAGATGCTTCGCTAGGAATACTTGGACTTTCCTTAATAATTTGAAGCGACAATTCTTTAATAGAATCTATAATTGCAGCAAACTCTTTATTCTTATTTGCAGGTTTTTCTTCAGGAACTTCAGAAATTGTAGCCGTTAAATAAGGCTCTTCTGTAGTCACTTCGTTTATTTTGAAACGTTTTTTACCCTGAATAATAACAGTTGTATTACCGTCAGGCATTTTTAAAACACGTAAAATACGTGCAACTGTTCCTGTTTCAAAAATATCTTTAGCGGTTGGATCTTCAATGCTTTCATCTTTTTGAGAGACTACACCAATAACTTTTCCGCCTTTATTAGCATCGTTAATTAATTTGATTGATTTGTCTCTACCTGCAGTAATAGGAATAACAACACCAGGAAATAACACCGTATTTCTTAAAGATAATATAGGTAAAGTATCCGGAAGCTCCTCGTTATTTATTTTCTCTTCATCTTCCGGAGTCATTAAAGGAATTAATTCTGAATTCTCATCAAACTCTTGAAGTGACATATTGTCTAGAGTTAAAAAATTAGCTTTTTTCATATATATATTTAGGTCAATCTGTCATAATAAATTTAAAATTACAGATTGTTTTG contains:
- the lon gene encoding endopeptidase La: MKKANFLTLDNMSLQEFDENSELIPLMTPEDEEKINNEELPDTLPILSLRNTVLFPGVVIPITAGRDKSIKLINDANKGGKVIGVVSQKDESIEDPTAKDIFETGTVARILRVLKMPDGNTTVIIQGKKRFKINEVTTEEPYLTATISEVPEEKPANKNKEFAAIIDSIKELSLQIIKESPSIPSEASFAIKNIESNSFLINFVSSNMNLTVQEKQSLLENNSLKERALETLRYMNVEFQKLELKNDIQLKVQSDMNQQQREYFLHQQMKTIQEELGGVSYEEEFEEMRLRSKKKKWNEDIAKHFEKELAKMQRMNPQVAEYSIQRNYLDLFLDLPWEEFSKDKFDLKRAQRILDRDHYGLEDVKRRIIEYLAVLKLRNDMKSPILCLYGPPGVGKTSLGKSIAEALGREYVRVSLGGLRDEAEIRGHRKTYIGAMSGRIIQGLKKAGTSNPVFVLDEIDKLSNSHQGDPSSALLEVLDPEQNSAFHDNFLELGYDLSKVMFVATSNSLNTIQPALLDRMEIINVTGYTIEEKVEIAKRHLLPKQIKEHGLTDKDIKIGKPQLEKIVEGYTRESGVRGLEKQIAKMVRYAAKNIAMEDEYNVKISNEDIISVLGGPKLERDKYENNNVAGVVTGLAWTRVGGDILFIESILSKGKGNLTITGNLGKVMKESATIAMEYIKANAEELGLDSDIFDKYNVHIHVPEGATPKDGPSAGVTMLTSLVSLFTQRKVKSSLAMTGEITLRGKVLPVGGIKEKILAAKRAKIKEIMLCEENRRDIEEIKQEYLKGLTFHYVSEMSEVLKVAIIDEKVKNAKTL